The Thiohalophilus sp. sequence GAGTTTGCTCTTTCGGCTTCTTCGAGATCCGCCTTCAGCTTGGTAATTTCTTCGTCTTTCTCGTCGATGGTACCTTTAAGAGCTTCGACTTTTTCTTTCTTCGCTTTCAGGTCAGAAGACAGGGTCTTTGCGGAAATGACAACATCGGCTTCGTCAGCAGTGTCGCCCAGGCCGAATATCGAGGCTCTGAGTTTTTCTATCCATGTTTTTGATTCGCTCATAGCTTGAACCTTTGGTTTGGTTTAGTGTTAGATTCGGATTCGGACGACTTGCCGCCGCCTTCGATTTTAAATTCTTTTGGCCGCTGCTCTTTGTAAGCATTGGCGGCTACTTTGTAATCCACCTTGGCATCCAGCGTTTGCTCTACCGTCTTTGATCTCATCGATAAAGCCAAACTCGAGTGCTTCCTGGGAGTTCATGAAAGTGGTGTCCTGCATCATGCTGTCGGATAGCATCTTCACTCATGCCGGTTTCTTCGGTGTAGATTCTCACCATGTCGTCGCGGGTCTTTTTCAGGAAGTCAACCAGTGCCTGGCCTTCTTCAACCCGGAACCAGTCCGGCTGCATCTCGGGATCGTGGATCATGTACTCAAAAGGAAATTCATTCCCGATCACCTTATCACACGCACAGGCCACAAGCGTTGCGGCGCTGTCGCACATGTATTCGATGTAGCAATCGGTTGGACCTTTATGGTCTTTGATGATCCGGTACAAGCTCATGGCAATGCGCGGATCTCCACCGGGGGAACTCATGCGAACGGCAAGCGGAGCATCATCGCCCATCTCGCTGATCTGCCAGCGCAGGTATTCTTCGAACATGTCGTACTCGGTGATCACCCCGTAAATTTCAAGAATGATGGTCCCGGCCAGCGCCCGTATGTTGAAAAAATTACTCATCGTCAAAAGCTCCAAGGTTGAGGGTTAGCACCACGGCGTTGAGGGCGGGGAAGAATTCCCCCTGAATATCTTCGGAAACAGGAATAGGCACGCCGCCAACGGTGATCGTTTCACCCCGCAGCGCGTTAATGGTCCAGTCGATCAGCACGGCCATCTCACCGTAGGTCTTCTCCTGGTTCAAATTGTTTTTGTCAAAAAGAATGATATCTGCACTGAACGTGCCGGAAAGCAGAGCGCCTTCAATATCATCGGCGTTCAGGTTGAATTGATTGGAGAGATTCACATACAGCGCAGGCATGTTCCGAACCAGCTTCTTACGGGTTCTCAAACTGTCCGCCGTAGGCTTCAATTACTTTCGGGGCATTGGCAGGCGTGGCTGTTTTTGCATCGTCAAAAAGCGTAACCAGTGCGCTTTGTATTCCGGAGATCATATCAGACATGGTTGTGATCCTCCGGGCCGTTTAATGAATTTCGGTTGAACAGGCGCGGGTTTGATTTGAATGTACCCTTGGCTTCAACTTCTTCTTCGGTCTCTGTTCTCAGGTCGTACATTCCCTGGGCTATTTTCTCCAGGTCTTTTTCCAGCAGCTTCCAGTCGGCACGCTGATCTTCACTCCATCCCAGTTCCTTATCCCGTTCCAGGATCAGGTAAGCGCCCTCGATATTCAGTCCATTCAGAAAAGCATTGGTTTCATCGAAAGGCAGTTTAGGATAGTTCACCCGCACGGCATTGTCGATCCGGTTGCCGAACTCGTTGATCGCCTTAGTCACACGGGCGGCGTTGATACTCTGCCCGGTAGAATCCCCGGTCAGCTCAGCGAGCCGCTCAGATCCTTTGCGATCTACAATGTCTTGTTGGTTACAGTATGCCATTTCGTGCAGTTGTTTTAATTAACTGCACCAAAGATGAGGAAGGTTATTCAGCTTAAAAGGGGAAATAGGCTATTTCCCCTTTAGTTTGTCGGGGGGTTGACGAAGTTTGAGGCGAGCCAATAAAAACGAACTTCGAACGCGATGCCTAAGACCTATGATGAGACCGTAAAAGCCACTGCCCGCACGTACTACGTGCTTTTGGGCATGAGCGCTGAACAAATTTCTGCAATTTTATCGACCAACGGCAACTACCATTCTCCGGTGGGCCGATGAAGGCGGGTGGAATGAACAGCGCCAGCTGCGGAATTCATCCAGCCTTCAGATCGGACTTCATGCCATGTGGCAGATCAATGAGATCTACCGCCAGGCGAAGGAACGCGGAGAGCTGCTTTCCTCTAAAGAAGTGGACCAGGTGAGCAAGCATCGCAAGATGATGGAGGGGCTTAACAAAGACCTTTCATTCGTTTCAAACGGCATTGAGGCGATGGGCTTGTTCATGGAAATGCTGCGGGAGAAGGACGAGGATCTGTTCAACGCCGTGGCCGAATACAGCATGGAGTTCACCCAGCAACTCGCTGAGAAATTCGGGGATCTGTAATGGCTACACGTTCGGCTCAACGTAAAGTACAGGATCAACTCGAAGCCTTTGTCGAGAAGCTTTCCAAACAGACGGCTCCTTTTTCGGATACTTCCAAAGAGGCCCAAAAGGAACGCCGGGATAAAACCCTGGGGAACATCGAGGAGTTTAAGAAGACCTACGTTCCGCACTATGTGGATTCGGAATTCGGCGGTCTTCCACAATGATCTGGATGCCATGATGCAATATCCGGAGCAGGCCTTGTTTCCGGTTCATGGTCCGCGCGAACATGCCAAGTCGGTGCAGTGCCGGCTCAATGTTATGGAAGGGGTGATGAACGGGCGCATCGAATACTGGGTGTTTGGGGCTGAGAAAAGTTCAGTCAGGCGTGGCAGCACATCGAATACATCAACGCGGATCTGGTTCATAACGAACGGATCAAGCAGGATTATGAAGTGAAGGTGAGCCGGGCGGATTCCATCAACGGGATCTACCA is a genomic window containing:
- a CDS encoding ATP-dependent Clp protease proteolytic subunit; amino-acid sequence: MSNFFNIRALAGTIILEIYGVITEYDMFEEYLRWQISEMGDDAPLAVRMSSPGGDPRIAMSLYRIIKDHKGPTDCYIEYMCDSAATLVACACDKVIGNEFPFEYMIHDPEMQPDWFRVEEGQALVDFLKKTRDDMVRIYTEETGMSEDAIRQHDAGHHFHELPGSTRVWLYR
- a CDS encoding phage protein Gp36 family protein; amino-acid sequence: MAYCNQQDIVDRKGSERLAELTGDSTGQSINAARVTKAINEFGNRIDNAVRVNYPKLPFDETNAFLNGLNIEGAYLILERDKELGWSEDQRADWKLLEKDLEKIAQGMYDLRTETEEEVEAKGTFKSNPRLFNRNSLNGPEDHNHV